A single region of the Geitlerinema sp. PCC 9228 genome encodes:
- a CDS encoding phage holin family protein gives MPNFLLTWLLTALALVLTGWLVPGITLDGFNAAIIAAAVLGLVNAVVKPLLILLTLPLTFLTLGLFLLVINAISIMLVASLTPGFAVSGFLAALVGSIVLSLVSTILGNLVEREDED, from the coding sequence ATGCCTAATTTTCTTTTAACTTGGTTGCTGACAGCGCTGGCACTGGTACTAACTGGTTGGTTGGTACCGGGAATCACCTTAGACGGATTTAATGCCGCGATTATTGCGGCAGCGGTATTGGGATTGGTTAATGCTGTGGTGAAACCATTGCTGATTTTGCTGACCCTTCCGCTGACCTTTTTGACCCTCGGTCTCTTTTTATTGGTGATTAATGCCATTTCCATTATGCTGGTGGCTTCCTTAACTCCGGGGTTTGCCGTTAGCGGATTTTTGGCAGCACTGGTTGGCTCCATTGTGCTATCTTTGGTTTCGACAATCCTTGGTAACTTGGTGGAACGGGAAGACGAAGATTGA